One Pomacea canaliculata isolate SZHN2017 linkage group LG9, ASM307304v1, whole genome shotgun sequence DNA segment encodes these proteins:
- the LOC112571626 gene encoding uncharacterized protein LOC112571626 isoform X2 — protein sequence MCHSGARCRVATMSALWLFAVCLWVSLGEPVGASVRCTYRVTMGSWVSYKDLQCDYGCCLHDCCTYDDHKKVTRHRLRKRDLQYGRFRDPGNTTTVTTNHI from the exons ATGTGCCACTCAGGTGCCCGGTGCCGTGTCGCCACCATGTCTGCTCTCTGGCTTTTTGCCGTGTGTTTGTGGGTCTCCTTAGGAG AGCCCGTGGGTGCCAGTGTCCGGTGCACCTACCGCGTGACGATGGGGAGCTGGGTGTCCTACAAGGACCTGCAGTGCGACTACGGCTGTTGTCTGCATGACTGCTGTACTTACGACGACCACAAGAAGGTCAC GAGACATCGCTTACGAAAGAGGGACCTCCAATATGGCCGCTTTAGGGACCCAGGCAACACCACCACAG tAACTACAAACCATATCTAA
- the LOC112571614 gene encoding uncharacterized protein LOC112571614 gives MASVRLLSTVVFTACIGAAYGGSTCSYYTYSYFTSSYSYIYKYCTYDCCVSDCCTYTSSDTDNTYTSSDTDNTYTSSTRNTFYSVTVWIIVGCVIAGVLTISLIIACICCCVRRRATQGQVIQYNAAANTGQVSVVSSVNQATSATATPTAPSYPYAGQYGGQVGGQYGGQPGGQFCGQSDGQLGGQLGGQYGGQPGGQSDGLLGGQPGGQFCGQYGGLFGGQYGGQPGEQFGGQYGAPYHVQPLAPPSYDSLQAQDGNKGETIVSQSPVENP, from the exons ATGGCGTCTGTGAGGCTTCTGTCTACAGTAGTCTTCACCGCTTGTATAG GTGCGGCTTATGGAGGTAGTACGTGTAGCTACTACACCTACAGCTACTTTACCAGCAGCTACAgctacatatataaatattgcacATACGACTGCTGTGTCAGTGACTGCTGCACCTACACGTCGTCGGACACCGACAACACCTACACGTCGTCGGACACCGACAACACCTACACGTCGTCGACAAGAAACACCTTCTACAG TGTCACCGTCTGGATCATCGTCGGATGCGTCATCGCTGGCGTTCTTACCATCTCGCTGATCATCGCCTGCATCTGCTGCTGCGTCAGAAGACGCGCGACACAGGGTCAAGTGATTCAGTACAACGCCGCCGCCAACACGGGGCAGGTGTCTGTCGTCAGCTCAG TGAACCAGGCGACAAGTGCCACTGCCACTCCCACAGCTCCCAGTTATCCCTATGCAGGGCAATATGGCGGACAGGTTGGCGGACAATATGGCGGACAGCCTGGTGGACAGTTCTGTGGACAGTCTGATGGACAGCTTGGCGGACAGCTTGGTGGACAATATGGCGGACAGCCTGGAGGACAGTCTGATGGACTGCTTGGAGGGCAGCCTGGCGGACAGTTTTGTGGACAGTATGGCGGACTGTTTGGTGGACAATATGGCGGACAGCCTGGCGAACAGTTTGGCGGACAGTATGGAGCCCCATACCATGTACAGCCATTAGCACCACCTTCTTACGACAGTCTACAGGCCCAAGACGGCAACAAGGGGGAGACCATCGTCTCACAATCACCTGTTGAAAACCCTTAG
- the LOC112571626 gene encoding uncharacterized protein LOC112571626 isoform X1 — protein MLGAAMIRLASHWCRSWNCHTGQDRTGQDRPCTCTCHKEADVPLRCPVPCRHHVCSLAFCRVFVGLLRSTQTWTYVGVCLGAVFVVSLIVSVVIYLYRRHRLRKRDLQYGRFRDPGNTTTVTTNHI, from the exons ATGCTGGGTGCGGCCATGATACGGTTGGCCAGCCACTGGTGTCGTTCATGGAACTGTCacacaggacaggacaggacaggacaggacagaccCTGCACCTGCACCTGCCACAAGGAGGCTGATGTGCCACTCAGGTGCCCGGTGCCGTGTCGCCACCATGTCTGCTCTCTGGCTTTTTGCCGTGTGTTTGTGGGTCTCCTTAGGAG CACCCAGACCTGGACATACGTTGGAGTCTGTTTGGGCGCAGTGTTCGTGGTGTCACTCATCGTCTCCGTTGTCATCTACCTCTACAGGAGACATCGCTTACGAAAGAGGGACCTCCAATATGGCCGCTTTAGGGACCCAGGCAACACCACCACAG tAACTACAAACCATATCTAA